In Oryza sativa Japonica Group chromosome 3, ASM3414082v1, one DNA window encodes the following:
- the LOC9270259 gene encoding uncharacterized protein — protein MMVQMEKLVRQCDMEVMKMAMLKHEETFKQQVYELHRLYRVQKQLMSDLNRSPPELTCRRRQRRKQHTRRRALNLQLPADEYIVVADAGGQATPLPPPPPSSREDELALTLAVGGGGAAGRRNNKRRESSPFTSNCSGGSLTTATSTSTSSSTDSDGSLRQPPPCPRAMAFDVLHDGSTAAAAAAAPWLQQRLSLRMA, from the exons ATGATGGTGCAGATGGAGAAGCTTGTGAGGCAGTGCGACATGGAGGTCATGAAGATGGCCATGCTCAAGCATGAAGAGACTTTCAAGCAGCAG GTGTATGAGCTGCACCGGCTGTACCGCGTCCAGAAGCAGCTGATGAGCGACCTCAACAGGTCGCCGCCGGAGCTaacctgccggcggcggcagcggcgcaagcaGCACACCCGCCGCCGGGCGCTCAACCTGCAGCTCCCCGCCGACGAGTACATCGTCgtggccgacgccggcggccaagcgacgccgctgccgccgccgccgccgtcgtccaggGAAGACGAGCTAGCGCTGACActggccgtcggcggcggaggcgccgccggcAGGAGGAACAACAAGCGGCGGGAGAGTAGCCCCTTCACGTCCAACTGCTCGGGCGGGAGCCTCACGACGGCGACatcgacgtcgacgtcgtcgtcgaccgACTCCGACGGCTCGctccggcagccgccgccgtgcccgagAGCAATGGCATTCGATGTGCTACATgacgggtcgacggcggcggcggcggcggcagcgccatgGCTGCAGCAGCGGCTCAGCCTTAGGATGGCATGA
- the LOC4333411 gene encoding intracellular protein transport protein USO1, with amino-acid sequence MVASPPPPHPTPPEQVGDGVEARSCASPTPSLRRKGSPNRSGGSARKSSSSREFGSSILNSVNKSASQFKKSINRKSGSPIDWFPRKKTEPYLKRKIKRLQESNGMTASLDETLGSANPHYTRMAREKIAAREAARKAMEARKAAMVEASWCRILHAARIQKKDAEEVMEKAKFRATEAFEEARVIGVMMYDRPDCSSQQYEVESSSQTGGRSTHKVTASFQTGFEVDMEVAAAVKKAFIQLANSSISSNKEEFKELLWKISQNPDVTEIDANSEDEQHQGDCNSEDKRNLKFNKETLGTGIFPSDFDNTNVQQSNDLVNIMLERLKALHEDELASLAVIVATSGLNAVLQSDRGKYQETESVNSFTSQRAHSRRYSTAASFVDVLQPKKEVTSELPSLDKFLVKHLSKLEKEVHEAREAGRKASSVNSCAQGAQRQITGRNPKATDSASDLSSILVKHVSKLEKEILEAKKNNNTRIQLLEESCKKVEAHVEKDASKESEFYNAQSESFCNSGSVGSCNSRESYEKSKHGRDCSQDKENKILFSHQLPPSGAKGKQGGKRLTRIEAAKLEALNSFCTKDGNAFDVGLDKILIRPIHRLEREKKKALEHGQTNVQKDPQKNVDRTIVTGSLDEILVKHVSRLEREKIDYERRNALGEGLTNVPHDQRKHGNNATASESLDQVLVKHVSRLEREKIDYEKRNALEEVLTNVAHDQRKHDNNATASESLDQVLVKHVSRLEREKVEYAKRNTLGERTSEQNHQERHSNTNIASDSLDQILVKHVSRLEKEKMEHGKSGDMIFLKKNDSKCTNEEADLSDILVKRSMKLEQAKLASSAAEETLTGSFNPVQERRRAREKELMDAWGGVGLGNSMKPHLSKIEKDKVAWRKAEEEQKQMCAANEL; translated from the exons ATGGtggcctcgcctcctcctcctcatcctacTCCGCCGGAGcaggtcggcgacggcgtggaggcCCGAAGCTGCGCCTCGCCGACGCCCTCCCTCCGCAGGAAGGGCTCCCCCAACCGCAGCGGCGGAAGCGCCCGCAAG AGTTCAAGCTCAAGAGAATTTGGAAGTTCAATTTTGAATTCTGTAAATAAATCAGCATCCCAATTCAAGAAGTCAATTAATCGTAAAAGTGGTTCCCCTATAGATTGGTTCCCTCGGAAGAAGACTGAACCATACTTGAAGAGAAAGATAAAGCGTCTTCAG GAGAGCAATGGCATGACTGCATCTCTTGATGAGACTTTGGGAAGTGCCAATCCTCACTACACGCGAATGGCAAGGGAGAAAATTGCAGCTAGAGAAGCAGCCAGAAAGGCAATGGAAGCTCGCAAAGCTGCCATGGTTGAAGCATCGTGGTGCAGAATTCTTCATGCAGCAAG GATCCAAAAGAAGGACGCTGAAGAAGTTATGGAAAAGGCCAAGTTTCGGGCAACTGAAGCATTTGAAGAAGCTAGAGTAATAGGCGTAATGATGTACGACAGACCAGATTGTTCAAGTCAGCAGTATGAGGTGGAATCATCGTCACAGACTGGGGGACGATCAACTCATAAGGTCACTGCTTCCTTTCAGACTGGTTTTGAGGTTGATATGGAGGTTGCCGCTGCAGTTAAGAAGGCATTTATTCAACTTGCGAATTCTTCTATTTCATCAAACAAAGAAGAGTTTAAGGAGCTTTTATGGAAAATTAGCCAAAATCCTGATGTAACTGAGATTGATGCAAATTCTGAAGATGAGCAGCATCAGGGGGACTGTAACAGTGAAGACAAAAGGAATTTGAAATTCAATAAAGAAACCTTGGGAACAGGCATCTTTCCATCTGACTTTGACAATACTAACGTTCAGCAATCCAATGATCTTGTGAACATTATGCTGGAAAGGCTAAAAGCTCTTCATGAAGATGAACTTGCTTCTCTGGCAGTTATTGTTGCCACTTCTGGCTTAAATGCTGTACTTCAAAGTGACAGGGGCAAATATCAGGAAACTGAGTCTGTGAACAGCTTTACATCACAAAGGGCACACTCAAGAAGATATTCCACTGCAGCTAGCTTTGTTGATGTCCTACAACCAAAGAAAGAAGTCACATCTGAGTTACCAAGTCTGGACAAGTTCTTGGTCAAGCATCTTTCAAAGCTTGAAAAAGAAGTTCACGAAGCAAGAGAAGCAGGTAGAAAAGCCTCTTCAGTAAATTCTTGTGCACAAGGTGCTCAAAGACAGATTACAGGCAGGAATCCAAAGGCAACAGATTCTGCTTCAGATCTGAGCAGCATTCTTGTGAAGCACGTGTCGAAGCTTGAGAAGGAGATTCTAGAAGCGAAGAAGAATAATAACACACGCATTCAACTCTTGGAAGAAAGCTGCAAGAAAGTAGAAGCGCATGTGGAGAAAGATGCCAGCAAAGAATCTGAATTTTACAATGCTCAGTCAGAATCCTTCTGTAACAGTGGTTCCGTGGGGAGTTGTAATTCCAGGGAATCATATGAAAAAAGCAAGCACGGCCGAGATTGTTCACAAGACAAAGagaataaaattttattttcacatCAATTACCACCGTCTGGTGCAAAAGGTAAACAGGGAGGAAAAAGATTAACTAGGATTGAAGCTGCAAAGCTGGAAGCACTTAATTCTTTCTGTACTAAAGATGGCAATGCATTTGATGTTGGCCTTGATAAGATCTTAATCAGGCCAATCCATAGATTGGAGAGGGAAAAGAAGAAAGCACTCGAACATGGACAAACCAATGTGCAGAAAGATCCACAGAAGAATGTTGACCGCACAATTGTGACAGGGAGTTTAGATGAGATCTTAGTGAAGCATGTGTCAAGGCTAGAAAGGGAGAAAATCGATTATGAAAGGAGGAATGCACTGGGGGAAGGACTGACCAATGTGCCACATGATCAGCGAAAGCATGGTAACAATGCTACAGCATCTGAGAGTTTGGATCAAGTCTTAGTGAAGCATGTGTCAAGGCTAGAAAGGGAGAAAATTGATTATGAAAAGAGGAATGCACTGGAGGAAGTACTGACCAATGTGGCACATGATCAGCGAAAGCATGATAACAATGCTACAGCATCGGAGAGTTTGGATCAAGTCCTAGTTAAGCATGTCAGTCGTTTGGAAAGGGAGAAAGTTGAATATGCAAAGAGGAATACATTGGGAGAAAGAACCAGTGAACAGAACCATCAGGAAAGGCACAGTAACACTAACATAGCATCTGATAGTTTAGATCAGATCTTAGTTAAGCATGTCTCCAGACTTGAAAAGGAGAAGATGGAGCATGGAAAGAGCGGTGATATGATCTTTCTAAAGAAGAATGACTCAAAATGCACAAATGAAGAAGCAGATCTGTCTGACATCCTTGTCAAGCGTTCCATGAAGCTTGAGCAAGCCAAGCTGGCTTCTTCTGCTGCTGAAGAAACACTGACAGGCAGCTTTAATCCAGTCCAAGAGCGCAGAAGGGCACGTGAGAAGGAACTTATGGATGCATGGGGAGGAGTGGGTCTAGGGAACTCCATGAAGCCTCATCTCTCGAAAATTGAGAAGGACAAG GTTGCGTGGAGAAAAGCTGAGGAGGAACAGAAGCAGATGTGtgctgcaaatgagctataa